Below is a genomic region from Xylophilus sp. GW821-FHT01B05.
GCAGCCTTCACCGATGGCCGCAGCCCGGACCTGGAAGGCCGGCGCGAGACCCTGGCCAGCTCGCCGCGCATGCTGGCCGAGCTGAGCGCCGGGCGCGCCGTGGTGATCCACGACGTGCAGCAGCCGGGCCACCCGTTCAACGGCGAGGTCACCGCCTTCTGCACAGAGCAGCGCATCCGCTCCCTGGCGCTGGTGCCGCTGGTCAAGCACGACAGCCTGGTGGCCTACCTGTTCCTGGCGCACACCGAGCCGCGCCGCTGGGCGCTGCAAGAGGTCGAGCTGGCACAGGACGTGGCCGAGCGCATCTGGGCCTCGGTGGAGCGCACCTCGGCCGAGCGGCAGTTGCGCCAGACGCGCGAGCGCCTGGCCTCCACGCTGGAGGCGGCCAACATCGCCACCTGGGACTACGACATCGCCAACGACCTGGTGCTGCCCGACCTGAACATGGCCGCGCTGTTTGGCGTGCCCGACGAAGAGGTCAACACCGGCACGCCGCTGGAGAAATTCATCCTCGGCAGCCACCCGGACGACCAGGACCGGGTGCGCGCCTCGTTCCGCGCGGCCTGCGCCACCGGCAGCGACTGGCAGGCCGAGTACCGCATCGCCCAGCCCGACGGCAGCTACCGCTGGATCATCGCGCGCGCCCGCATCGAGCGCGACAGCGCCGGCCGCGCCGTGCACATGCCCGGCGTGCTGGTGGACATCACCGACCGCAAGAGCGCCGAAGAAGCCCTGCGCGAGGCCGACCGCCGCAAGGACGAATTTCTGGCCACGCTGGCGCACGAGCTGCGCAACCCGCTGGCGCCGATCCGCAGCGCCGCGCGCATCTCCAGCGACCCGGCCGCCACGATGCAGCAATTGCGCTGGAGCCACGAGGTGATAGAGCGCCAGGTGCGCAACATGGCACTGTTGCTGGACGACCTGCTGGACGTCTCGCGCATCACGCGCGGCATGCTGGAGGTGCGGCGCGAATGGATCGGCCTGCCGATGATCGTCGAGGCCGCACTGGAGACCGCGCGCCCGCTGATGGAGGCGCGCCGCCACACGCTGGACGTGGACCTGGGCGACACCCAGATCTGCGTGCTGGCCGACCCGCTGCGCATGGCGCAGGCGCTGTCCAACCTGCTGACCAACGCCGCCAAATACACCGACCCGCACGGGCGCATCCTGCTCATCGCGCGCCTGTCCAACGGCATGCTGGAGCTGCGCGTGCGCGACAACGGCATCGGCCTGCCGCGCGACGCGCTGCAGCGCATCTTCGCCATGTTCTCGCAGGTGGAGTCGGTGCTGGACCGCTCCGAGGGCGGGCTGGGCATAGGCCTGGCGCTGGTCAAGGGCCTGGTCGAGCTGCACGGCGGCACGGTCGACGCCAGCAGCCCCGGGCCGGGCCAGGGCAGCGAATTTGTGCTGCGCATCCCGGACGCGCAGCGCGTGGAGCCCACCGCCGCCCCCCCGGCCGATGCCGTGGCCGCGCCAGAGCACGCCACCGCGCGCCGCATCGTGCTGGCCGACGACAACGAGGACGGCGCCGCCACCCTGGCCGCGCTGCTGGAGCTGGACGGCCACGAGGTGCGCACCACCTACGACGGCCTGGGCGCGCTGGAGCTGGTGCAGCAGTACGCGCCCGACGTCGCCTTCCTGGACATCGGCATGCCCGGCCTCAACGGCTACGAAGTGGCGCGCCGCCTGCGCGAAGACGCCGGCGACGGCCCGCGCCCGGTGCTGGTGGCGCTCACCGGCTGGGGCGGCGCGGAAGACCGCAAGCGCGCACTCGACGCCGGCTTCGACCACCACCTGACCAAGCCGGTAGACCCGGATGCGATCACCGACATCCTGCTGAGCGTGCCGCCGCGCGGCCCGTCGGCACAACTATCAAATAAATAGCAGCATGCCGGCGTGCAATCTGCACTTCAGTTACAAAACAACCTGAATCTCAGGATATACGCGGGCATACAGCTATAAATTAAATAGCATCCATTCCAGCGCTTCAGCCCAGCCGCGTGACCAGCGCCGCGACCCACACCGCGCCGCAGAACAGCACGCTCAGCAGCACCGCAGCGCTGCCGATGTCCTTGGCCTTCTTGGCCAGCAAATGCCACTCGGGGCCCACGCGGTCCACCACGGCCTCGACCGCGGTGTTGAGCAGCTCCACCACCAGCACCGCCAGCACACTGCCCGCCAGCAGCGCCACCTCGACCCAGCCGTGGCCCAGCACGCAGGCGGCCGGCAGCAGCACGACGGCAAACGCCACCTCCAGGCGAAAGGCCTTTTCCTCCCAGGCCGCAGCCAGGCCCTGCAGGGAATAGCCGGTGGCATGCAGCAAGCGCTGCAGCCCGCGGCGCGTCTTGTGCTCGGCAGCAGCGTCGGTGGAAGAGGATTCGGGTGGCGTCATGGCTCGGAAACAGAAAGCGGGGCAGCCGTCCAGGGAACGGACTGCAGATGAATGCGCGACTCAAAGCCCTGCTCGCCGCCGGGCAGGGGCGAGAGCAGCTCCAGCCGCCCATGGAGCCCCTCCACGATGGAAGAGACGATGGACAGCCCCAGACCATAACCTGTCTGCGTGGCGGAATCGCGAACATGGCGATGGCGCAGCGCCTCCAGCCGGCCAGGCGGCACGCCCGGGCCGTGGTCGCGCACGGCCAGTGTGCAAGGCAGTTGCACCAGCAGCTCGACCCGGCCCCCGCCGCCATAGCGCAGCGCGTTTTCCACCAGGTTGCGCAAGGCGATGGCCAGCCCATCCAGATCGCCCAGCGCCAGTGGCACCGGCTCGTCGGGCACACGCAGCACCAGGCGTTGCAGCAGCCCGGGCGCCTGCCAGAACTCCTGCGCCACGGTGGCCGCCAGCTGTGCCAGGTCCACCGGCGCCTGCACCCGCGTGGCGGCCGACTCGGCGCGCGAGAGCTGCAGCAATTTTTCGGTGCGGTGGCTCAGCACATCCAGCGCCTGCACGGCGGCCTGCACGTCGGCGGGCGCGATCGGGCCTTCGAGCGCGGTCTGCAGCCGCAGGCGCACCGCCGCCAGCGGCGTGCGCAGCTCATGCGCGGCATTGGCCGCCAGGGCACGCTCCACGTCCAGCGCCTGGGCCAGGCGCTCCAGCAGGCGGTTGACGTGCTCGCCCACCGAGCGCAGTTCCTGCGGCATGCCGGCCAGCTCCACCGGGCGCAGGTCGTCGCCGTCGCGCTGGGCGATCTCTTGCTCCAGCCGGTGCAGCACGTGCAGTTCGCGGCGCGCCACCGCGCCCAGCAGCACGGCCAGCACCGCCAGCACCGCCAGCATGGGCGCGGCCAGGCCCAGCAGCACCTGGCGCACCGCGCGCCGCCGCTCGGGCCGCGGGTCGGCCATCTGCAGGAACAGCGGGCGCGTGGGGTGGCGCGCGGTAAAAACGCGCCAGCCATCCTTGTTGAAGAAGCCCTGGTGCAGCGGGATCTTCAGGAAGAACTGCGCGCCTATGGCGGCGCGCGGCAGCAGCAGCACACGACCGTTGTCGTCCACCAGGCGGTAGATCATGTCGTCAGCGCCGGCCGGCGGCTGCGGCTCTATCACCGGCGGCGCCCCGGGCGGCGGCATGCCGGCCACGTCGAGGTTGTGCACCGCCACATCGAGTATGCGCAGCGTGCTTTCTTCCAGCTCGTTGTCGAAGTTGCGGTTGATCTCGCGGTGCATGAACACCACCACGCCCGCCACGCACAGGATCCACACCGCCATCACCCACAGCAGCAGCATGCGCGTCAGGCGCCGCGCCAGGGTATCGGCCTGCTGGCCGTGCAGGTGCAGGGTTTCCGCCGTACGGATCGCGGCAGCAGGCTTCACCCTGCGTCCTCCGGCGTGTAGGACAGGCGGTAGCCCAGGCCGCGCAGGGTCTGGATGTATTCGCGCCCGAGCTTGCGGCGCAAACGGCTGATGAAGACCTCCAGCGTGTTGCTGTCGGTTTCGCTGTCGAAACCATAGAGCGCGTCCTGCAAGGCCTCGCGCGTGTGGATGCGATCCGGCCGCGAGGCCATCACGCGCAGCAGCGCCCATTCCTTGGCCGTGAGCAGTACCGGCGCGCCGTCCTTGCGCACCATGTCGCGCGCCAGGTCGATCTCCAGCAAGCCCAGGCGCAGCACCGGGGTGTCGCCGCCGCCACGGCGGCGCTCGATGGCGCGCAGGCGCGCCAGCAGTTCGCCCGGGTCATAAGGCTTCACCAAATAGTCGTCTGCGCCGGCATCCAGGCCACGGATGCGGTCGCTGACCTGGTCACGCGCGGTCAGCACGATGATCAGGGGCCGCTCGGCCTGCGCCCGCAGGGTGGGCATCAGCGACAGGCCGTCGCCGTCGCCCAGGTGCAGATCCAGCAGCACCGCCGCGTAGTGCGCCACGGCCAGTGCCGCCCGGGCCGAGGCCAGGCCATCGGCCGCATCGACCACGAAGGACTTGGCACGCAGGTAGCTGCACACGGCGTCGGACAGGGATGCATCGTCTTCGACGAGCAGGATTCGCATGCGAACGACCTCGCAGAACTTTCAAGCGGGCCAGTGTAGTGCGCAGAAGCCCCGATTCTGAACGGAAGCTGACGCACCCGTTCAGGTTGTCTTCAGCCTCGCTGGTTACCTTCTTCACATGTCAGATACCTTGTTGTCCACGCCTCCGCCATCGAGGGCCGCATCGCCGTGGGCATCCGTTTTTCCGCAAGGCCTGCGCAACGCCTTCGCGCGCCCGCGCTCACCGCGCGCAGTCGCCCTCCTCCTGGCCCTGTGGCTCACCACGGTCGGCAATCTGACCCTTTGGCGTGAGCTCTACCGCCTGGCCCAGGGCGGTGAACTGGGGCCGCGGCCGTTGTGGTTGCCGCTGGGTGGCTCCACGATCGTGCTGGGCGCTACCGCCGCGCTGCTGGTGCTGCTGGCCTGGCCACGCGTCTTCAAGATCGGTGCGCTGCTGCTATTGGTGGTGGCGGCCGGAGCGCAGCACTACATGCTGACCTACGGCATCGTGGTCGACCCATCCATGGTCGGCAACGTGCTGCAGACCAATGCCACCGAGGCGCGCGACCTGCTGGGCTGGGGCCTGCTCGGGCAACTGCTGCTGGTGGCCGGCCTGCCCGCCATCTGGCTCGCCCAGCTGCGCCTGCGGCCCGCCGGCGCCTGGGGCCATCTGTGGCGCAACGCGGTGCTCTTCGTGGCGCTGCTGGCTGCCACCGCCGGCGCGACCTTCGGCATGTACCGGGAGCTGGCGCCGCTGATGCGCAACCACACCCAGCTGCGCTACATGATCAACCCGCTGGCCAGCGTGACCTCGACCATCGTCGCCACCACAAAACCCTTGCGCCAGCGCGGCGCGGGGCCGCTCACGCGCATCACCGCCGGTACCCAGTTGGGCCCCAGCTATGCCGCAGCCGGTGCGGCCACGCGCCCGCCGCTGTTCGTGCTGGTGGTGGGCGAAACCGCCCGCGCCGACCACTTCGGCCTGAACGGCTACGAGCGCGACACCACGCCCGAGCTGGCGCAGCGCGGCGTCACCAGCTTTACCGACGTGCACTCCTGCGGCACCAACACGCTGGCCTCGGTGCCCTGCATGTTCTCGCCGCTCGGCAAGCGCGACTACGAACAGCGCAAGACCGAATCCGAGACCCTGATGGACGTGCTGCAGGCCGCGGGCCTGGCCGTGCTGTGGCTGGACAACCAGGCCGGCTGCAAGGGCGTGTGCGAGCGCGTGCCCAACGCCTCCACCGGCGATGCCTACCCGCCCGCAGCCGAAGCCGCCGCCCGCCTGTGCCGCGACGGCGAATGCCTGGACGAGGTCATGCTTGCCGGCCTGGACCAGCGCATCGCCGCCCTGCCAGCCGAGCGCCGCGCGCGCGGCGTAGTGCTGGTCATCCACCAGATGGGCAGCCACGGCCCGGCCTACTCCCGCCGCTCCTCCCCCGCCGCCAAGCGCTTCATGCCCGAATGCACCAACCACGCACTGGACCAGTGCGAGCACAACGCGCTGATCAACGCCTACGACAACTCCATCGCCGAAACCGACCGCTTCCTGGCCCACACCATCGACTGGCTGCAAGCCCAGCGCGACCACTACGCCACCGGCATGCTCTACCTGTCGGACCACGGCGAATCATTGGGCGAATACGGCCTCTACCTGCACGGCGTGCCCTACGCCTTCGCCCCAGAAGTGCAAAAGCACGTCCCCATGGTGCTATGGATGGCCGACGCCTTCGCCCAGCGCAACAACACCAATCGCGCCTGCCTGGCCGCCGAACGCAGCAGCGCGCTGACCCACGACAACCTCTACCACTCCGTCCTGGGCATGATGGACGTGCAAACGCCCACCTACCAGGCGGGGTTGGATGCGTTTGCGAAGTGCAGGGCAGTGGCGGGTTGAAGCAGACGCCACAGGAGAGCGTCAGTCCTCGCCCAGCACCTCACGAATCGCCTCTGCCGTATTCACCGCGTGCTCGGCCACCTGCTCCAGGTTGGTGGCAATGACGGGCAAGGGGTAGGTGCCCGAGACGATGCCCCGGTACCAGATCTCGGCCGCCAGCACGTCGGGCGACATGCCCTCTACCGCACCGACCAGGCAGTCAACCACAGAGCCCAGGCCGGCGTCGGCGTACAGCTCTTCCGACTCATAGCTGACACGGTACTCATAGAAGCCGGCCCGGCCGCCTTCGATTTCGATGCGCACAATCATTCAATCACTCCCTTGGTAAAAGTTACGGGGGTGATTGTCGATGCACGCCAAGCCATCGGCGCGCAATCCAGCTGGTTGCGGTCGCTAGCTGGGACGCTTCTCGAACACGCCTTTGGCGACAGGTACCGCGGAGAACACGTTGGGCCAGCCAACGTAAAAGGCCAGGTGTGTGAGCGCCTCCGAGGCCTCGGCCTTTGTCAGCCCGTTGTCCATGGCACGGTTCAAGTGATAGGGGATCTGCGCGACCTGGCCATTGGCGATCAGAGCGCTGACCGTGATCAAGCTGCGGTCGCGCGGGACCAATGCCGGACGCAGCCAGAGGTCATGAAACAAAACCTCGCCCGTGTACTTGACGAGCCCGCGCGAGACCGGCCCCACGTTTTCCTCGACAGAGGCCGCACGCTGCGCCTCGGTGGCTTGGTCGATGGGGAGCAGCTCCCCTGCGGCCGGTGGAAGCTGGCCGGCGCCAATCCCGCGCTTGGCATAGACATCTTTGGCGACAACGACGGCCGACATCGCGTTGGACATGCCAGCGTAGAAAGCCAGGTGCGTGATGATCTCGGACAGTTCGCTCGGCTTCACTCCGCTGTCCAGCGCCCGGTTGAAATAGGCAGGCATGTCGATCGCCTGGTTGCGCGCGATGAGCGCAGCCACCGTGACGATGCTCCGGTCCCT
It encodes:
- a CDS encoding response regulator transcription factor — protein: MRILLVEDDASLSDAVCSYLRAKSFVVDAADGLASARAALAVAHYAAVLLDLHLGDGDGLSLMPTLRAQAERPLIIVLTARDQVSDRIRGLDAGADDYLVKPYDPGELLARLRAIERRRGGGDTPVLRLGLLEIDLARDMVRKDGAPVLLTAKEWALLRVMASRPDRIHTREALQDALYGFDSETDSNTLEVFISRLRRKLGREYIQTLRGLGYRLSYTPEDAG
- a CDS encoding HAMP domain-containing sensor histidine kinase, which encodes MKPAAAIRTAETLHLHGQQADTLARRLTRMLLLWVMAVWILCVAGVVVFMHREINRNFDNELEESTLRILDVAVHNLDVAGMPPPGAPPVIEPQPPAGADDMIYRLVDDNGRVLLLPRAAIGAQFFLKIPLHQGFFNKDGWRVFTARHPTRPLFLQMADPRPERRRAVRQVLLGLAAPMLAVLAVLAVLLGAVARRELHVLHRLEQEIAQRDGDDLRPVELAGMPQELRSVGEHVNRLLERLAQALDVERALAANAAHELRTPLAAVRLRLQTALEGPIAPADVQAAVQALDVLSHRTEKLLQLSRAESAATRVQAPVDLAQLAATVAQEFWQAPGLLQRLVLRVPDEPVPLALGDLDGLAIALRNLVENALRYGGGGRVELLVQLPCTLAVRDHGPGVPPGRLEALRHRHVRDSATQTGYGLGLSIVSSIVEGLHGRLELLSPLPGGEQGFESRIHLQSVPWTAAPLSVSEP
- a CDS encoding ATP-binding protein, producing MEDKSPPSSAPASTDAPPAAAASLHFLRDGGDLGKLMRSHGWASTPLGEPAQWPDALRATVETMLAAREPRFIVWGPERTLLYNDGYAPLCGSKHPWALGKPYALVWADTLDDVGPVMDRSHAGETVHMDDVRFTMPDRHGYPEETHFSFSYVPIHDRAGRVAGVVCNCTETTGKIFTERLLAFQLQLGDRLRLLADPDVVKRLASELLGAQLQIAQVGYAELDRSSGPARITAAFTDGRSPDLEGRRETLASSPRMLAELSAGRAVVIHDVQQPGHPFNGEVTAFCTEQRIRSLALVPLVKHDSLVAYLFLAHTEPRRWALQEVELAQDVAERIWASVERTSAERQLRQTRERLASTLEAANIATWDYDIANDLVLPDLNMAALFGVPDEEVNTGTPLEKFILGSHPDDQDRVRASFRAACATGSDWQAEYRIAQPDGSYRWIIARARIERDSAGRAVHMPGVLVDITDRKSAEEALREADRRKDEFLATLAHELRNPLAPIRSAARISSDPAATMQQLRWSHEVIERQVRNMALLLDDLLDVSRITRGMLEVRREWIGLPMIVEAALETARPLMEARRHTLDVDLGDTQICVLADPLRMAQALSNLLTNAAKYTDPHGRILLIARLSNGMLELRVRDNGIGLPRDALQRIFAMFSQVESVLDRSEGGLGIGLALVKGLVELHGGTVDASSPGPGQGSEFVLRIPDAQRVEPTAAPPADAVAAPEHATARRIVLADDNEDGAATLAALLELDGHEVRTTYDGLGALELVQQYAPDVAFLDIGMPGLNGYEVARRLREDAGDGPRPVLVALTGWGGAEDRKRALDAGFDHHLTKPVDPDAITDILLSVPPRGPSAQLSNK
- a CDS encoding diacylglycerol kinase, producing the protein MTPPESSSTDAAAEHKTRRGLQRLLHATGYSLQGLAAAWEEKAFRLEVAFAVVLLPAACVLGHGWVEVALLAGSVLAVLVVELLNTAVEAVVDRVGPEWHLLAKKAKDIGSAAVLLSVLFCGAVWVAALVTRLG
- a CDS encoding carboxymuconolactone decarboxylase family protein → MKILPTAMASLSMVASTLTHANNVPSPTSADVRSVAPALDRYMQVTLFGDVWKRPDLSARDRSIVTVAALIARNQAIDMPAYFNRALDSGVKPSELSEIITHLAFYAGMSNAMSAVVVAKDVYAKRGIGAGQLPPAAGELLPIDQATEAQRAASVEENVGPVSRGLVKYTGEVLFHDLWLRPALVPRDRSLITVSALIANGQVAQIPYHLNRAMDNGLTKAEASEALTHLAFYVGWPNVFSAVPVAKGVFEKRPS
- a CDS encoding phosphoethanolamine--lipid A transferase codes for the protein MSDTLLSTPPPSRAASPWASVFPQGLRNAFARPRSPRAVALLLALWLTTVGNLTLWRELYRLAQGGELGPRPLWLPLGGSTIVLGATAALLVLLAWPRVFKIGALLLLVVAAGAQHYMLTYGIVVDPSMVGNVLQTNATEARDLLGWGLLGQLLLVAGLPAIWLAQLRLRPAGAWGHLWRNAVLFVALLAATAGATFGMYRELAPLMRNHTQLRYMINPLASVTSTIVATTKPLRQRGAGPLTRITAGTQLGPSYAAAGAATRPPLFVLVVGETARADHFGLNGYERDTTPELAQRGVTSFTDVHSCGTNTLASVPCMFSPLGKRDYEQRKTESETLMDVLQAAGLAVLWLDNQAGCKGVCERVPNASTGDAYPPAAEAAARLCRDGECLDEVMLAGLDQRIAALPAERRARGVVLVIHQMGSHGPAYSRRSSPAAKRFMPECTNHALDQCEHNALINAYDNSIAETDRFLAHTIDWLQAQRDHYATGMLYLSDHGESLGEYGLYLHGVPYAFAPEVQKHVPMVLWMADAFAQRNNTNRACLAAERSSALTHDNLYHSVLGMMDVQTPTYQAGLDAFAKCRAVAG